The following are encoded together in the Gemmatimonadota bacterium genome:
- a CDS encoding GMC family oxidoreductase has product MPQSYSVKYPPSAVVDFVIVGSGAAGGVLAKELSVAGFAVVVLEKGPRLRPEQFAHDEYRYLFQNEIGFKTPVTWREHAKQVATPASFNDGMRGIWAAQVVGGSSVHFTANFWRFRPVDFDERSRLGAIPGASLADWPISYDDLEPYYTKVDWEVGVSGAAGGWGEPRRSRPYPVPPLPVKSAGVLFERAAKKLGWHPFPAPMAILSRPHNGRGACQSCGFCMGYGCEFGAKSSTLASMIPIAERTGRCEVRANCHVRKVELDAKGRATGVIYFDAQGKEQLQRARAVVLACNGAETPRLLLMSKNKHFPQGLANSSGMVGKHLMFNGGAIVPGLYEHPLNEYKGVQVTRIALDWYDSDAKRGFYGGGGLDARADLTLPIFWGLAGGAPGQRNWGSDYKAFLAHNFTRQMSVMGHTTSLPVESNTITLDPTLTDAHGLPAIRVTYRDHEDDLKMTRFMQERAREIHVAAGAKQVVDFPVGVSTSAAHLLGTCRMGNDPKSSVVDRFHRTHDVRNLFICDGSSLVTSGRGQPTMTIMALAFRAGEHLAAFARRGEI; this is encoded by the coding sequence ATGCCCCAGTCGTACAGCGTGAAGTACCCGCCGTCGGCGGTCGTCGACTTCGTGATCGTCGGCTCAGGCGCCGCCGGCGGCGTGCTGGCCAAGGAGCTGTCGGTGGCCGGCTTCGCGGTGGTGGTGCTGGAGAAGGGGCCGCGCCTGCGCCCCGAACAGTTCGCACACGACGAGTATCGGTACCTCTTCCAGAACGAGATCGGCTTCAAGACGCCGGTCACGTGGCGCGAGCATGCCAAGCAGGTCGCGACACCGGCGAGCTTCAACGACGGGATGCGCGGGATCTGGGCGGCGCAGGTGGTGGGGGGGAGCAGCGTGCACTTCACCGCCAACTTCTGGCGCTTTCGTCCGGTCGATTTCGACGAACGCTCGCGCCTGGGGGCGATTCCCGGGGCGTCGCTCGCCGACTGGCCCATCAGCTACGACGACCTCGAGCCGTACTACACGAAGGTCGACTGGGAAGTCGGCGTGTCGGGGGCGGCGGGGGGGTGGGGAGAGCCGCGGCGTTCGCGTCCCTATCCCGTCCCGCCGCTCCCGGTGAAGTCGGCGGGCGTCCTCTTCGAGCGTGCGGCGAAGAAGCTGGGGTGGCATCCATTCCCTGCGCCGATGGCGATTCTCTCGCGGCCGCACAACGGGCGCGGCGCGTGCCAGAGCTGCGGCTTCTGCATGGGCTACGGCTGCGAGTTCGGCGCGAAGAGCTCCACGCTGGCGTCGATGATCCCGATCGCCGAGCGCACGGGGCGGTGCGAGGTGCGGGCCAACTGTCACGTGCGCAAGGTGGAGCTGGACGCGAAGGGGCGCGCCACGGGGGTGATCTACTTCGACGCGCAGGGGAAGGAGCAGCTGCAACGTGCCCGCGCCGTCGTCCTCGCCTGCAACGGCGCCGAGACGCCGCGCCTGCTGCTCATGTCGAAGAACAAGCACTTTCCCCAGGGGCTCGCCAACTCGTCAGGCATGGTCGGCAAGCACCTGATGTTCAACGGCGGGGCCATTGTCCCCGGGTTGTACGAGCACCCGCTCAACGAGTACAAGGGGGTGCAGGTCACGCGCATCGCCCTCGACTGGTACGACTCCGACGCGAAGCGCGGCTTCTACGGTGGTGGCGGGCTGGATGCGCGCGCCGACCTGACGCTGCCGATCTTCTGGGGACTGGCCGGCGGTGCGCCGGGGCAACGCAACTGGGGGAGCGACTACAAGGCATTCCTCGCGCACAACTTCACGCGACAGATGTCGGTGATGGGACACACCACCTCGCTCCCGGTGGAGTCCAACACCATCACGCTCGATCCCACGCTCACCGACGCGCACGGACTCCCGGCGATTCGGGTCACCTACCGCGACCACGAGGACGACCTCAAGATGACGCGCTTCATGCAGGAGCGGGCGCGGGAGATCCACGTGGCGGCCGGCGCCAAGCAGGTGGTCGACTTCCCGGTCGGCGTCTCCACCTCGGCGGCGCACCTGTTAGGCACCTGCCGCATGGGGAACGATCCGAAGTCGAGTGTCGTTGATCGGTTCCACCGCACGCACGACGTGCGCAACCTCTTCATCTGCGACGGGAGCAGCCTGGTGACCTCGGGGCGCGGGCAGCCGACGATGACGATCATGGCGCTCGCGTTTCGCGCGGGGGAGCATCTCGCGGCGTTCGCGCGCAGGGGCGAGATCTGA
- a CDS encoding gluconate 2-dehydrogenase subunit 3 family protein translates to MTISRRVFLAGAAGVGAGWLLLDWAQVDAALAHAAHAVQQRPAPPFTHLAPDEAAELAAVAARILPTTDTPGATEAGVIYFIDRALGAEQRKALPTMRAGITDLRRRAARRKPGTTTFAALPAAHQDAILAEIEKGEFFQGMRFATMVGMFGDPSHGGNRGGVGWKLLGFEHRASYEAPFGYYDAEAARRR, encoded by the coding sequence ATGACGATCTCCCGTCGTGTCTTCCTCGCCGGCGCCGCTGGCGTGGGCGCTGGCTGGCTGCTGCTCGACTGGGCGCAGGTGGACGCAGCGCTCGCGCACGCCGCGCACGCGGTCCAGCAGCGTCCGGCGCCGCCGTTCACGCATCTCGCGCCTGACGAGGCGGCCGAGCTGGCGGCGGTCGCGGCGCGCATCCTCCCGACGACCGACACCCCCGGGGCCACCGAGGCCGGGGTGATCTACTTCATCGACCGGGCGCTGGGCGCCGAGCAGCGGAAGGCGCTGCCGACGATGCGTGCCGGGATCACCGACCTGCGAAGGCGAGCCGCCAGGCGCAAGCCGGGGACGACGACGTTCGCCGCACTCCCCGCCGCCCACCAGGACGCGATCCTGGCGGAGATCGAAAAGGGGGAGTTCTTCCAGGGGATGCGCTTCGCCACGATGGTGGGGATGTTTGGCGATCCATCGCACGGCGGGAACCGGGGCGGCGTCGGCTGGAAGCTCCTGGGCTTCGAGCACCGGGCCTCGTACGAGGCGCCCTTCGGCTACTATGACGCCGAAGCCGCGCGGAGGCGTTAG
- a CDS encoding YdiU family protein — MTRLTFDNRFVSELPGDPDRSMQRRQVQRACWSAVRPTPVSAPVLLAHAAEVAALVGFDEHDVTSPRFAEVFGGNALLEGMEPYAACYGGHQFGSWAGQLGDGRAITLGEVINAAGERWELQLKGAGATPYSRTADGRAVLRSSIREFLCSEAMHHLGVPTTRALSLVSTGEPVMRDMFYDGNPRMEPGAVVCRVAPSFIRFGNFEILAARHELTLLATLVDFTIDRDFPHLVQDVADVTARRARWFAEVCERTATLMVEWMRVGFVHGVMNTDNMSVLGLTIDYGPYGWLDNFDPHWTPNTTDASGRRYRYAQQPAIAQWNLERLAAALRPLFEHDAPLQEGMDRYVDTFTGRYAAMIAAKFGLTGWGDGDEAVADSGLRLLQLAEVDYTNFFRALGELGDALPDDDVALVDALGDAFYDDNKRASHGAALAAWLRAWHRRVSREGEPAAQRRSRMHAANPRYVLRNYLAQQAIDRAESGDAAGVHELLEVMRRPYDEQPGREAFAARRPDWARHKAGCSMLSCSS, encoded by the coding sequence ATGACGCGCCTCACGTTCGACAACCGTTTCGTTAGCGAGCTGCCTGGCGATCCCGATCGCTCCATGCAGCGCCGCCAGGTGCAGCGTGCCTGCTGGAGTGCGGTGCGCCCCACGCCGGTGTCGGCCCCAGTCCTGCTGGCGCACGCGGCGGAGGTCGCGGCGCTCGTCGGATTCGACGAACACGACGTCACCTCGCCGCGCTTTGCCGAGGTCTTTGGCGGCAACGCGCTGTTGGAGGGGATGGAGCCGTACGCCGCCTGCTACGGCGGGCACCAGTTCGGGAGCTGGGCTGGCCAACTCGGCGACGGGCGCGCCATCACGCTCGGCGAAGTGATCAACGCCGCCGGCGAACGGTGGGAACTGCAGCTCAAGGGGGCCGGGGCCACGCCCTACTCGCGCACGGCAGACGGACGCGCCGTCCTGCGCTCCTCGATTCGCGAGTTCCTCTGCAGCGAGGCGATGCACCACCTCGGCGTCCCCACCACGCGGGCCCTCTCGCTCGTGTCCACGGGCGAGCCGGTGATGCGCGACATGTTCTACGATGGCAACCCGCGCATGGAGCCGGGGGCGGTCGTTTGCCGTGTGGCGCCTTCGTTCATCCGCTTCGGCAATTTCGAGATTCTTGCCGCGCGTCACGAGCTCACCCTGCTCGCGACGCTCGTCGACTTCACGATCGATCGCGACTTCCCGCACCTGGTGCAGGATGTTGCCGACGTCACCGCGCGGCGCGCGCGCTGGTTTGCCGAAGTCTGCGAGCGCACGGCGACGCTGATGGTCGAGTGGATGCGCGTGGGCTTCGTCCATGGCGTGATGAACACCGACAACATGTCGGTGCTGGGGCTGACGATCGACTACGGCCCGTACGGATGGCTGGATAACTTCGACCCGCACTGGACTCCCAACACGACGGATGCGTCGGGGCGACGCTATCGATACGCGCAACAGCCGGCGATTGCCCAGTGGAACCTCGAGCGCCTGGCCGCTGCGTTGCGCCCCCTCTTCGAGCACGATGCGCCGTTGCAGGAAGGAATGGACCGTTACGTCGATACCTTCACGGGGCGCTATGCGGCGATGATCGCTGCCAAGTTCGGGTTGACCGGATGGGGAGACGGCGACGAGGCCGTCGCCGACAGTGGGCTCCGCCTGCTGCAATTGGCGGAAGTGGACTACACGAACTTCTTCCGCGCGCTTGGCGAGTTGGGCGATGCGCTCCCCGATGACGATGTGGCGTTGGTCGATGCGCTGGGCGACGCGTTCTACGATGACAACAAGCGAGCATCGCACGGCGCCGCGTTGGCGGCGTGGCTGCGCGCTTGGCACCGGCGCGTAAGTCGCGAGGGCGAGCCCGCCGCGCAGCGGCGAAGCCGGATGCATGCCGCGAACCCGCGCTACGTGCTGCGCAACTACCTGGCGCAGCAGGCGATCGACCGCGCCGAGTCGGGGGATGCTGCGGGGGTACACGAGTTGCTCGAGGTCATGCGGCGCCCGTACGACGAACAACCCGGGCGCGAGGCATTCGCCGCGCGGCGCCCCGACTGGGCTCGGCACAAGGCGGGGTGCTCCATGCTCTCCTGCAGTTCGTAG
- a CDS encoding protein kinase: MTSPIDALRASLADRYEIDREVGADDLRTVYHARDMRLTRDVRLSVVRPSLAASLGAARFLNATARLGRIRHPWVTQFIEAGDLDGTLWFATTAPEGESLRERLTRDGTLPIDLAVRLTRSAAQALQFVHEEKFVHGALTTDHIFVTHEGEVAICDVGLAHAIASETACDARGDQRALAAIAIEMLTGAPPAIGASGASVRTRRPEVPPSVDAALQRAVSPDPAQQFACPADLELALRPPNEGPKRGLSLTTKLIGGFIILIILIVSAVGLFMVMRVAAAGNAPAAEGNAPAAEPMAQPR, encoded by the coding sequence GTGACATCCCCCATCGACGCGCTGCGCGCCTCGCTCGCCGACCGCTACGAGATCGACCGCGAAGTCGGCGCCGACGACCTGCGCACGGTCTATCACGCCCGCGACATGCGGCTCACGCGCGATGTGCGCCTTTCGGTCGTTCGCCCGTCGCTCGCCGCGTCGCTCGGCGCGGCGCGCTTTCTCAACGCGACGGCACGCCTGGGGCGCATTCGCCATCCGTGGGTCACGCAGTTCATCGAGGCCGGCGATCTCGACGGCACGCTCTGGTTCGCCACCACGGCCCCGGAGGGCGAGTCGCTGCGCGAGCGCCTCACGCGCGACGGCACCCTCCCGATCGATCTGGCCGTCCGCCTCACGCGCAGCGCGGCGCAGGCGCTGCAGTTCGTGCACGAGGAGAAGTTCGTCCACGGCGCCCTCACCACCGACCACATCTTCGTCACGCATGAGGGCGAGGTGGCGATCTGCGACGTGGGGCTCGCGCATGCGATCGCCTCCGAGACCGCGTGCGACGCCCGCGGGGATCAGCGGGCGCTGGCCGCCATCGCGATCGAGATGCTCACCGGGGCACCACCGGCGATCGGGGCGAGCGGGGCTTCAGTGCGCACGCGTCGCCCCGAGGTGCCGCCGTCGGTCGACGCGGCGTTGCAGCGGGCCGTCTCCCCCGACCCGGCGCAGCAGTTCGCCTGCCCCGCCGATCTCGAACTCGCGCTGCGCCCTCCCAACGAGGGGCCCAAGCGCGGGCTCTCGTTGACGACCAAGCTGATCGGCGGGTTCATCATCCTGATCATCCTGATCGTGTCGGCGGTGGGGCTCTTCATGGTCATGCGCGTCGCCGCCGCCGGCAATGCGCCAGCCGCCGAGGGCAACGCGCCGGCCGCCGAGCCGATGGCGCAACCGCGTTAG